The following proteins are co-located in the Syngnathus scovelli strain Florida chromosome 21, RoL_Ssco_1.2, whole genome shotgun sequence genome:
- the lrrc18b gene encoding leucine-rich repeat-containing protein 18, which produces MPKKKKKKKIIPLSKVFSIEMAMDCIKVLGDGKQRLNLSFKEFDAVPESIQKLWRVEELILGRNLIVELPDFLRDFTKIQVLDLHSNYLEKIPPTVGLLKSLVVLNLCNNRLKQVPKELGLLQNLQKLYLGLNQLQILPTAIGDLHELVYIGLSDNRFSVVPKCLANLPKLKKINLDRNPFPSPPDLKKMALPKTFFMANAYNLCEVCLKNCRADRKRLLNAGQVKAPVYVPRVETVT; this is translated from the exons ATgccgaagaagaagaagaagaaaaaaatcattccaCTGAGCAAGGTCTTCAGCATCGAAATGGCCATGGATTGCATTAAGGTGTTGGGGGATGGCAAACAGCGCCTCAATCTCAGCTTCAAAGAGTTTGACGCAGTCCCGGAAAGCATCCAGAAACTGTGGCGAGTCGAGGAACTGATCCTGGGCAGGAACCTCATCGTTGAGCTGCCTGACTTTCTTCGTGATTTCACCAAAATCCAAGTTTTGGACCTGCACAGCAACTAT CTGGAGAAGATCCCCCCGACCGTCGGGCTCCTAAAGAGCCTGGTGGTTTTGAATTTGTGCAACAACCGTCTAAAACAAGTCCCCAAGGAGCTGGGCTTGCTGCAGAACCTCCAGAAACTCTACTTGGGTCTCAACCAGCTTCAAATACTCCCCACAGCCATCGGGGACTTGCATGAGCTCGTCTACATCGGCCTCTCTGACAACAGATTTTCCGTTGTGCCCAAGTGCTTGGCAAACCTCCCAAAGTTGAAAAAAATCAACCTGGACAGAAATCCCTTTCCTTCGCCCCCAGACTTGAAGAAAATGGCTCTTCCGAAAACATTTTTCATGGCTAATGCGTACAATCTATGTGAGGTCTGCCTTAAGAATTGCAGAGCAGACAGAAAGCGGCTGCTGAACGCAGGACAAGTTAAGGCTCCTGTGTACGTGCCACGAGTGGAGACCGTTACCTAA
- the ace gene encoding angiotensin-converting enzyme, with translation MDKFVCSVVLVLQVVRYGVALPDRWLPGEYSNTLADAVKFLKNYNSTAEEVFFHSVSASWNYNTNLTAYNSQLQVNASLEEQAFTEAWGIKAKQVFTSEVLNTLEPKDKKLMGKVMVLGAANLSPEERGKYNTILSTMDSIYSTAKVHPQPNVSWSLEPHLRDIMATSRSYKKLLYAWEGWHNVSGVPLKEHYPKFVQLSNKASQADGFKDTGADWRSWYETDNFQEVIEGLYKTIEPLYQHLHAFVRRQLYKQYGAKYINLRGPIPAHLLGNMWAQTWNNIYGLMIPFPDKPNMDVTGEMVKQDYNATKMFRVAEEFFTSLGLAPMPQEFWDKSMLEKPDDREVVCHASAWDFYNRKDFRIKQCTTVTMEQLFTVHHEMGHIQYYLQYKDQPVGFRRGANPGFHEAIGDVLSLSVSTPKHLKTIGLLESVTSDPESDINYLLKMALEKIAFLPFGYLIDQWRWGVFGGNTPPERYNSEWWYLRTKYQGICPPTKRTEEHFDAGAKYHIPGNTPYIRYFVSFILQFQFHEKLCQAAKHTGDLHTCDIYRSAEAGAILKKVLQAGSSKPWPEVLQEALGTNKLDAGSLMRYFDPIIKWLEKQNVDEVLGWPDFNWVPPIPEGYPEDIDKNTDELDAKNLLDEYNSTAEVVWNAYTEASWAYNTDINEANKQIMLQKNLEMSAHALKYGQMARRFDTEDFQNDAVKRIVKKLSDIERAALPSAQLEKYNNLLSNMETKYSVAEVCRENGQCHPLDPDLQKIMAESRDYDELLFAWKGWRDAAGKVLRSDYQQYVELANQAARLNGHSDNGAFWRSLYETPTFEQDLESLWKELEPLYLNVHAYVRRGLYNKYGPKRINLKGPIPAHLLGNMWAQTWSGIMDLVMPYPHATQVDATPAMVAKGWDAKRMFQESDNFFTSLGLLPMPKEFWDKSMLEKPTDGRQVVCHASAWDFYNRKDFRIKQCTVVTMDDLITVHHEMGHVQYFLQYKDQPVAFREGANPGFHEAIGDVLALSVSTPKHLKTIGLLDKVENNHESDINFLMNMALDKIAFLPFGYLMDQWRWKVFDGRIPPSEYNKEWWNLRMKYQGLCPPVPRTEDDFDAGAKFHIPANVPYVRYFVSFIIQFQFHQALCNAAKHVGPLHTCDIYKSKEAGKLLGDVMKLGFSKPWPEAMTMITGQPKMSAKPLMEYFEPLIKWLEQENNKNKDIRGWPDYDWKPLNDEPKVDFLGMKVDSASAVAAQWVLLVLGLVLLVATIFLAYRYRKSKRSSRSLSTIELKQKD, from the exons ATGGACAAGTTTGTGTGTTCAGTTGTGTTGGTGCTGCAAGTGGTGCGGTATGGTGTCGCTCTGCCAGACAGATGGCTGCCAGGGGAATATTCCAACACGCTGGCCGATGCAGTCAAGTTCCTCAAAAACTACAACAGCACAGCGGAGGAGGTTTTCTTCCATAGCGTGTCGGCCAGCTGGAACTACAACACCAACTTGACAGCGTACAACTCTCAACTCCAG GTAAATGCATCGTTGGAGGAGCAGGCCTTCACTGAGGCTTGGGGGATCAAGGCCAAGCAGGTGTTCACCAGCGAGGTGCTCAACACGCTAGAACCCAAAGATAAGAAACTGATGGGCAAAGTCATGGTTCTCGGAGCCGCCAACTTGTCTCCTGAAGAAAGAGGAAAG TACAACACAATtctcagcaccatggacagtatTTATTCCACGGCCAAAGTGCATCCGCAGCCAAACGTCAGCTGGAGCCTGGAGCCCC ATCTCAGGGACATCATGGCCACCTCGCGGAGCTACAAGAAGCTTCTGTACGCTTGGGAGGGCTGGCATAATGTGTCAGGTGTTCCCCTCAAGGAGCACTACCCCAAATTCGTGCAGCTCAGCAACAAAGCCTCTCAAGCTGATG GATTTAAAGACACGGGGGCAGACTGGCGCTCTTGGTACGAGACGGACAACTTCCAGGAAGTCATCGAAGGCTTGTATAAAACAATCGAACCTCTCTATCAGCACCTGCACGCCTTTGTGCGCCGACAACTCTACAAGCAGTACGGCGCCAAGTACATCAACCTGCGAGGACCGATTCCCGCTCATCTGCTGG GAAACATGTGGGCCCAGACCTGGAACAATATCTACGGCTTGATGATACCATTTCCTGACAAACCCAACATGGACGTGACTGGAGAAATGGTTAAACAA GACTACAACGCTACGAAAATGTTTCGTGTGGCCGAAGAGTTCTTCACATCGTTGGGTTTAGCCCCAATGCCTCAAGAATTCTGGGACAAGTCCATGCTAGAGAAACCCGATGACCGTGAGGTGGTGTGTCACGCGTCTGCTTGGGACTTTTACAACCGCAAAGACTTCAG GATCAAGCAGTGCACCACCGTGACCATGGAGCAGCTCTTCACCGTCCACCATGAGATGGGCCACATACAGTATTACCTGCAGTACAAGGATCAACCCGTGGGCTTCCGTCGCGGGGCCAATCCAGGATTTCACGAGGCCATCGGCGATGTTCTCTCTCTGTCCGTCTCCACGCCCAAACATCTGAAGACTATCGGACTGTTGGAGTCGGTGACGTCTGACCCTG AATCTGATATTAACTACCTGTTGAAGATGGCACTGGAGAAGATAGCCTTCCTTCCTTTTGGCTATCTTATCGACCAATGGAGATGGGGCGTGTTTGGGGGCAACACTCCTCCGGAGCGTTACAACTCTGAATGGTGGTACCTTAG GACAAAATATCAAGGCATCTGCCCACCCACCAAGCGCACCGAAGAGCATTTTGATGCCGGCGCAAAATACCACATACCTGGAAACACGCCGTACATCAG GTATTTTGTTAGCTTCATCCTGCAGTTCCAATTCCACGAAAAACTGTGCCAGGCAGCCAAACACACGGGAGACTTGCACACATGCGACATCTACCGCTCTGCAGAAGCGGGGGCCATTTTAAA GAAAGTTCTTCAGGCCGGttcctccaagccttggcctgaAGTGCTCCAAGAGGCTTTGGGTACAAACAAACTGGACGCAGGTTCATTGATGAGATACTTTGATCCCATTATCAAGTggttggaaaaacaaaatgtcgaCGAGGTTCTGGGATGGCCTGACTTCAACTGGGTTCCACCCATTCCTGAGGGCTACCCAGAAGATATTG ATAAAAATACAGATGAGCTTGATGCCAAGAATCTTCTGGATGAGTATAACAGTACAGCTGAAGTGGTATGGAACGCTTACACGGAAGCCTCCTGGGCGTATAACACGGACATCAATGAAGCCAACAAGCAGATCATG CTTCAGAAGAATCTGGAAATGTCAGCCCATGCTTTAAAATACGGCCAAATGGCGCGGCGCTTCGACACGGAAGACTTCCAGAACGATGCCGTCAAACGTATCGTTAAGAAACTCAGCGACATCGAGAGGGCCGCATTGCCGTCAGCGCAACTTGAAAAG TACAACAACCTCCTGTCAAACATGGAGACCAAATATAGCGTGGCAGAGGTCTGCAGAGAAAACGGCCAATGTCACCCACTGGATCCTG ACCTTCAGAAGATCATGGCAGAGTCCAGAGATTACGATGAACTCTTATTCGCCTGGAAAGGCTGGCGAGATGCGGCCGGCAAAGTGCTTCGCTCGGATTACCAGCAGTACGTCGAACTGGCCAACCAAGCTGCCAGACTTAACG GTCACAGCGACAATGGCGCTTTCTGGCGCTCTCTGTATGAAACGCCCACTTTTGAGCAGGACCTGGAGAGCCTTTGGAAGGAACTCGAGCCGCTCTATCTCAACGTCCACGCCTATGTTCGCAGGGGTCTGTACAATAAGTACGGCCCGAAGCGCATCAACCTGAAGGGACCCATACCTGCGCACTTGCTAG GTAATATGTGGGCGCAGACGTGGTCTGGCATCATGGATCTGGTCATGCCTTATCCACACGCCACGCAAGTTGACGCCACGCCAGCCATGGTGGCAAAG GGCTGGGACGCCAAAAGAATGTTCCAGGAATCCGATAACTTTTTCACCTCTCTGGGGCTGCTGCCAATGCCAAAAGAGTTCTGGGACAAATCCATGCTGGAGAAGCCCACTGACGGACGCCAAGTGGTCTGCCATGCTTCGGCATGGGACTTCTATAACAGAAAAGACTTCAG AATCAAACAGTGCACTGTCGTGACCATGGACGACTTGATCACCGTCCACCACGAGATGGGCCACGTCCAGTACTTCCTGCAGTATAAGGATCAGCCCGTGGCATTCCGTGAGGGCGCTAACCCTGGCTTCCACGAGGCCATCGGCGATGTTCTGGCCTTATCCGTGTCCACACCCAAACACCTGAAGACCATCGGCCTCCTGGACAAAGTGGAGAACAATCACG AGAGTGACATCAACTTCCTGATGAACATGGCGCTTGATAAAATCGCCTTCCTACCTTTTGGCTACTTGATGGACCAGTGGAGATGGAAGGTGTTTGATGGTCGCATCCCACCATCTGAGTATAATAAAGAGTGGTGGAACCTCAG GATGAAGTAccaaggcttgtgtccgcccgtCCCCCGCACAGAAGATGACTTTGACGCAGGTGCAAAGTTCCACATCCCTGCTAACGTTCCATACGTGAG GTACTTTGTAAGCTTCATTATCCAGTTTCAGTTCCACCAGGCCTTGTGCAACGCCGCCAAGCACGTGGGGCCCCTGCACACATGTGACATTTACAAATCAAAGGAGGCTGGGAAGCTTCTAGG AGACGTGATGAAGCTGGGTTTCAGCAAACCTTGGCCCGAAGCCATGACCATGATCACGGGCCAGCCCAAGATGAGCGCCAAGCCACTCATGGAATATTTCGAACCTCTCATTAAATGGCTGGAGCAAGAGAATAACAAGAATAAGGACATTCGAGGGTGGCCCGATTACGACTGGAAGCCTTTGA ACGATGAGCCCAAGGTGGACTTCCTAGGAATGAAGGTAGACAGTGCATCTGCAGTTGCGGCCCAGTGGGTCTTGTTGGTCCTGGGTCTGGTCCTGCTGGTTGCCACCATCTTCCTAGCCTACAGATACAGGAAGTCAAAGAGGTCCAGCAGGTCGCTATCAACAATAGAGCTCAAGCAAAAAGACTAA
- the itga3b gene encoding integrin alpha-3b, producing the protein MTPRLLFCTLLLFVHAAPVCRGFNVDERFPVIKEGKTKGSFFGLSVAMHEQTEGSRKYLLLAGAPKEKSLSLTNVNETGAVYSCPITTDASDCSRMDLVSSTDPSEMVEGMWLGVTVASQRVQSSGRILACGHRYVKIFGSGSGEQRRMIGKCYVRSNDLTFDLNDDWQTHTYELCDPTSDMEDEGLCNMGISGGMTEDEIYMGSPGSYLWQGNVHVIWRNPDPANSWDSIEKDFGSLKQQYNLKKQNKLYYMGYSVLEEKRLLSINDYTVVTGSPRYESKGSVVLGVKTDNNIETALIIPGEQVGSYFGSSLAVTDLNNDNWNDLIVGAPFYFDRKKDEGGAVYIYMNENGSFQNVSTMVLKGPASSAFGNAVAAIGDINQDGFQDFAVGAPFHDTGKVYIWMGSKEGVSAQPSQVIEGKSVAGGGFQTFGYSINGGMDMDDNSYPDILVGSLDDRIALLRTRPVVHLTKDFNVEPKIVDPNQCEGSSPCIMATVCVSFTLSNGNKNFKKNIVVKYTVEADIDRRRSPRVRFQKNGDDTYTGLLTLPDSQIQCHELSLTVVAPVRDKLEPVVFSLNISLDEQKAKSRRAIQNLDSFAILSQGQKLTQRSEINFQKECGSDNKCTSNLQLTAQFADNKENPFPRKDKSQILQFNSSMKIIKLIVEVTNFPTRGKLAEDAHQAMLNVTIPDALKYSAVRSQDHDVECRYDGTVLCELGNPLKGKEKVSLILWLETSGIDLYTQEIQTQLLLSTLSEQNDLFPVPVSLLIENTILPSFSIVNALIQTKFGGTVMGESAMVNSSNVGSLLEFTFNVNMRGPPLGDLGTLAVEFEWPFEASNGKWLLYLTQITIQTQSQSECRPPGDVINPLNLTLSENAAKRVKRQIESDDQTIEPQATLSLLTPRKQSALLECSKGTARCVTFTCPLLNMTNSAKIHVRARLWNSTMLEDFANALWIKVVGKATLKLMTDTPTLKMERQSTLFTVDIEPEARVETPYELPLWIIISAIVAGVLLLGIIILILWKCGFFQRASRREMYEAKAQKAEMKIQPSETERLTEDY; encoded by the exons gcTTCTAGCAGGAGCGCCCAAAGAGAAATCCTTATCGCTGACAAATGTCAATGAAACAGGTGCTGTCTACTCCTGCCCCATAACCACGGACGCCTCGGACTGTTCCAGAATGGATCTGGTCAGCTCGA CTGACCCGTCGGAGATGGTGGAGGGCATGTGGCTCGGCGTGACTGTGGCCAGCCAGAGAGTCCAGTCGTCCGGACGCATACTG GCTTGCGGCCATCGCTACGTCAAGATCTTCGGAAGTGGCTCAGGGGAGCAGCGGCGGATGATCGGAAAGTGCTACGTGAGGAGTAACgacctgacctttgacctcaatGACGACTGGCAGACTCACACCTACGAGTTGTGCGACCCCACTTCCGATATGGAAGACGAAGGCCTGTGCAACATGGGCATCTCGGGCGGCATGACGGAAGACGAGATCTACATGGGCAGCCCGGGcagctacttgtggcaag GAAATGTACATGTTATATGGAGAAATCCTGATCCTGCCAATTCATGGGACTCCATCGAAAAAGACTTTGGCTCTCTGAAACAACAATATaatctgaaaaaacaaaataaactctACTATATGG GTTATTCCGTCCTTGAAGAGAAGCGCCTGCTGAGTATTAACGACTACACAGTGGTGACGGGATCCCCCAGGTATGAGTCCAAGGGTTCCGTGGTTCTCGGGGTGAAGACTGACAACAACATCGAGACGGCGCTCATCATCCCTGGTGAACAAGTGGGCTCGTATTTTGGAAGCAGTCTGGCTGTCACCGATCTTAATAATGACAA TTGGAATGACTTAATTGTTGGTGCCCCGTTTTACTTTGACCGCAAGAAGGATGAAGGAGGAGCCGTTTATATCTATATGAATGAGAATGGCTCCTTCCAGAACGTTTCTACTATGGTGCTTAAGGGCCCGGCATCCTCCGCATTTGGCAACGCAGTGGCCGCCATTGGTGACATCAACCAGGACGGATTCCAAG ACTTTGCCGTGGGAGCTCCATTCCACGACACGGGCAAGGTTTATATCTGGATGGGAAGTAAAGAGGGAGTCTCGGCACAACCCAGCCAG GTGATCGAGGGCAAGTCGGTGGCTGGCGGAGGATTCCAAACGTTTGGCTACTCCATCAATGGAGGCATGGACATGGATGACAACAGCTACCCTGACATTTTGGTGGGCTCCCTGGACGACCGCATCGCACTGCTAAG GACTCGGCCTGTTGTCCACTTAACTAAGGACTTCAATGTGGAGCCAAAGATTGTGGATCCTAATCAGTGCGAAGGGAGTTCACCATG CATCATGGCCACTGTCTGCGTGTCTTTCACCTTAAGTAACGGCAACAAAAACTTCAAGAAAAACATCG TGGTGAAGTACACAGTGGAGGCCGACATTGATAGGAGAAGGAGCCCCCGGGTTCGTTTCCAGAAAAACGGTGATGACACGTATACGGGCCTGTTGACCCTGCCAGACTCACAAATTCAGTGTCATGAACTCAGCTTGACTGTTGTG gcccctgtgagggaCAAACTGGAGCCAGTGGTCTTTTCCCTCAACATATCCTTAGATGAACAAAAAGCCAAATCAAGACGCGCCATTCAGAACCTGGACTCCTTTGCCATTCTCAGTCAAGGCCAGAAACTCACCCAAAGAAGTGAG ATTAACTTCCAGAAGGAGTGCGGCTCCGACAACAAGTGCACCAGCAACCTGCAGCTGACGGCCCAATTTGCCGACAATAAGGAAAACCCCTTTccacg GAAGGACAAATCCCAAATCCTCCAGTTTAACAGCAGTATGAAGATAATAAAGCTGATTGTGGAGGTGACTAACTTTCCCACAAGAGGAAAGCTGGCTGAGGACGCCCACCAGGCCATGCTCAACGTCACCATCCCCGATGCGCTCAAATACTCTGCCGTCAGGTCCCAG gatCATGATGTTGAATGTCGCTATGACGGCACCGTCCTTTGTGAATTGGGTAATCCACTCAAAGGCAAGGAAAAG GTATCACTCATCTTGTGGTTGGAGACGTCAGGCATAGATTTGTACACGCAGGAGATCCAAACTCAGCTGCTGCTGTCGAC TCTCAGTGAGCAGAACGACCTGTTTCCTGTGCCAGTCAGCCTGCTGATTGAGAATACCATCCTCCCCTCCTTTTCCAT TGTAAATGCACTCATCCAGACTAAATTTGGCGGCACGGTGATGGGCGAGTCGGCCATGGTGAATAGCAGCAACGTGGGAAGTCTACTTGAGTTCACCTTCAAT GTTAACATGAGGGGGCCGCCCTTAGGGGACTTGGGGACCCTGGCTGTGGAGTTTGAGTGGCCCTTTGAGGCATCCAACGGGAAGTGGCTCTTGTACCTGACTCAGATTACCATTCAGACTCAGTCCCAGAGCGAATGTCGACCGCCTGGAGACGTCATCAACCCGTTGAACTTAACC TTGTCAGAAAATGCAGCGAAACGCGTCAAAAGGCAGATTGAGTCGGACGATCAGACGATAGAGCCGCAAGCGACCCTCTCGCTGCTCACGCCGCGAAAACAATCGGCCCTGTTG GAATGCTCCAAGGGCACGGCGAGATGCGTGACCTTTACGTGTCCTTTGTTGAACATGACCAACTCAGCCAAGATTCACGTCCGTGCTCGCTTGTGGAACAGCACCATGCTGGAG GACTTTGCCAATGCTTTGTGGATCAAAGTTGTAGGTAAAGCCACACTGAAACTCATGACGGACACCCCCACCCTGAAAATGGAAAGGCAGAGCACTCTG TTCACGGTGGATATCGAACCGGAGGCTCGGGTGGAGACGCCTTATGAACTTCCTCTGTGGATCATCATCTCTGCCATCGTAGCAGGCGTTCTACTTCTAGGAATCATCATTCTTATACTTTGGAAG TGTGGCTTCTTCCAGAGGGCCAGCAGGAGGGAGATGTATGAGGCCAAAGCCCAGAAGGCTGAGATGAAGATCCAGCCCTCTGAGACAGAGAGGCTGACTGAGGACTACTGA